One Pseudobacteroides sp. genomic region harbors:
- a CDS encoding AAA family ATPase — MNLNLYIERVLFNSDFNDTSYIRDIPVIRKLIDKKELNFNKPVTFIVGENGTGKSTLLEAIAIRAGFNAEGGSRNFNFSTKATESTLHQYVKVSRKRRESDGFFLRAESFYNVATQVDDLNLNLDGYGGRSLHHQSHGESFMALVQNRFRGNGLYILDEPEAALSPLRQMTLLAEFNRLVKNNSQFIIATHSPILLAYPNSDIFELTDDDIKITEYKKTEHYTLTKRFLDNPEKMLKYLFDE; from the coding sequence GTGAACTTAAATTTATATATAGAAAGAGTATTGTTTAATAGTGATTTTAATGATACATCATACATAAGGGATATACCTGTAATAAGAAAACTTATTGATAAGAAGGAGCTGAATTTTAATAAACCTGTTACATTTATTGTCGGAGAGAATGGAACCGGCAAATCAACCTTGCTAGAGGCGATCGCCATACGGGCAGGATTTAATGCTGAAGGCGGATCGCGTAATTTTAATTTTTCTACTAAGGCGACAGAATCAACCCTGCATCAATATGTGAAAGTATCCAGGAAAAGGCGTGAAAGCGACGGGTTTTTCCTTCGTGCCGAAAGTTTTTATAATGTTGCAACACAAGTGGATGATTTGAATTTAAATCTTGACGGGTATGGAGGGAGATCTCTTCACCATCAGTCTCATGGCGAAAGCTTTATGGCTCTTGTACAGAACAGGTTTAGAGGAAACGGATTGTACATTCTTGACGAACCTGAAGCAGCTTTGTCTCCGCTTCGTCAAATGACACTACTGGCGGAATTTAACAGATTGGTTAAAAATAATTCCCAGTTTATCATTGCAACTCATTCGCCTATTTTACTTGCTTATCCTAATTCGGATATATTTGAATTGACAGATGATGATATTAAAATTACCGAGTATAAAAAAACAGAGCATTACACTTTAACTAAGCGATTTTTGGACAACCCTGAAAAGATGTTAAAATATCTATTTGATGAGTAG